The following proteins are co-located in the Terriglobales bacterium genome:
- the bcp gene encoding thioredoxin-dependent thiol peroxidase: MDVDDKLPDFSLLDENGKTVSRNDLKGKNVVLYFFPKADTPGUTIEACGFRDAYKKIQKAGATVIGVSPDPPERQKRFQEKYDLPFTLLSDPDKQLAKAFEVLKEKNMYGKKVMGIERSTFLIGPDGKVKRVFAKVKADGHAEEVLAALK; encoded by the coding sequence ACGACAAGCTACCTGATTTTAGTCTGCTGGATGAGAACGGCAAAACCGTGTCGCGGAATGACCTCAAGGGAAAGAACGTGGTGCTGTACTTCTTTCCCAAGGCCGATACGCCCGGTTGAACCATCGAAGCGTGCGGGTTCCGCGACGCATATAAGAAGATCCAGAAGGCCGGGGCGACGGTGATCGGGGTATCGCCCGACCCGCCCGAGCGCCAGAAGAGATTCCAGGAGAAGTACGACCTGCCTTTCACCCTGCTGTCGGACCCCGACAAGCAGCTGGCCAAGGCGTTCGAGGTGCTCAAAGAGAAGAACATGTATGGGAAGAAAGTGATGGGCATCGAGCGCAGCACGTTCCTGATCGGGCCAGATGGGAAGGTCAAGCGGGTATTCGCCAAAGTGAAGGCCGATGGGCACGCGGAAGAAGTGCTGGCGGCGCTGAAATAG